Genomic segment of Eupeodes corollae chromosome 2, idEupCoro1.1, whole genome shotgun sequence:
tcagccattaaccTTGCTGCTCGACGTCcacaatttcgaaaaataactATTTCTGCTTTTGTTAGGTTCACATGCAGTTTCCATTTGgaacaataatttgcaaagcTGTTTATCATTATCTGTAAGGAAGCATGGTTATCTGAGAGTAGCACTACGTCGTTTGCGTAAAGTAGAGCTTTTACCGCTACTCCTTCCATAGTAACTCGACACGGCAAATCAGAATCTATGTCGTTTAAGAACAAGATAAATAGCAGAGCGCTTAGAACATAACTTTGTTTCACACCTTGATTAATAGGACATATTCCTGTCGGTTTGCAAGTTATGGCTTCCATTAGATACTAGAGTCGTAATGAGGTACgattaatgactttttttaatcatattaactaactaaataactaaaataaaaaaggttcaaGACGATTGTGCTGATATACACGGCTTTAGTCAGTCTACATTAAGCATAATATCTGCTGGAGTAACCAAAGCATTTGCTTCAAAGGCAAGGCAGTTTCTAAAATCTCAGAGgtttccatattctcagaaaggtaaagaacatttttaaaacaaatgtttcacTTTTGCCGTCAGAAATCGGAGAATAGAATTTGTATGATTCGATTTGTCAAGAGTTTTTACTTtcaagacaaaattttaaacaatttacggTCTAGAAAAGGCACCGTGGCCTGTGCACTTgatctaaaaaaagcatttgacTCGGTATAGCATACAGGGCTTTTATACAAACTTAATCAGCTAAATTTTCCtccaatatttataaaaatcttgcAAAGTTTCCTACCTGCCAATTCAACATCGTTGCTCCGACGCAATTCTCTTGTTTTGTGCCAATGAGAGACCACACGAAGCACTTAACTCGGTAAGTTCCCATCTCAACTTAGTCATCCCATGCTACAAGAAATGGGGAATTGAACTGAACACCAAAAAATGTGAGCTGATTTGCTTTCGCAATGCAGCAAATAAGGGGCACGTTGCTGTCCGAGAAAGTCGATACCTAAATCTTGCTAAAATACCTCCATGTCAAGCTccatgaaaaagtttaaaaagtcttaaaaactatcaatattAATTGTTAGTCAGACCAATTCTAAGCCGACAAATTGAATACGTATATATAAGTGCCTATCTTATATGGATCTTGTAGTTCATCCACGCTTACCCTGAGTCTCCACAATAGTAAAATACAATCCAGCTTCTCTTCCGCAatccattgtttatttttgactgggcatattatgtcttgccatgacttcaaatgtcacatttgacattagaaatggttaatctgttgtttatttttttgttgatttacctTTAGTGTCGGTAGTTATTGGTTTCGGGTGAACCTATTTCTCAACGTAGGGAAACTTCATGATTTGGAGGCGCACCTACTCAAGGACTTAAAGAATTTGCATAGGTTGTCGGTCAGCAGCTTTGAAGGTGTTCTGTGTCTAGTAAAGATAACTTTGAGTTAATGAATAAAGGCACTCGACGACAATTTtaacgaaatgaaattttaatttcaaaaagactgtggaaaatggacgctcaccacaacatacaacacaaacttcaaatttgatgacaggattttgatccgctcaaaaatccaaactgcgatGATCGGATCATGGACTGGATGTTGGGTTGTTGGTCTATATTGGATTATCTGATGACAGGCCTGTCAtcagaaatgtcaaattgagACCCCAAGTTATGTTCATAGaagaaatatatttcctctaagCTTATGTTAATGAAGTTAAGTTTATGGGTTTTCTGCTctacatatatttattaaatctaaTGCCTGGTGCTATTTCTTGGcgtaaattacattttaatgaaAGGACAATACCTATGAGATCAATAcgaaaagttaatattttacaattcaATACAGAAGCAAAATTGAATACCCTTGGCGCAATGGCTAGTGCGCAGGATTATCATGCCAGAAGTCTCGGTATCAATGTCTGTCTCCACCAAATATTGGTTTTTTCATTGTTAATGCCTACTACTAGAAATTGACgatagtaattcttgtcatgaaaagtgttatTTCAAATTAGCATTCATaacaactgtaggtcccttctattcctgacattactcgcacacatgaatgaaTGGCGTAGGTCACTATGCCCTGGTTTCTTGGGAGCTTTTGTGCCAGCttgttaattgatttatttaaaaaaaaattacgttcACATTGAAGCATTTCGGCCCATAAAAAGGttccaatacaaacaaaatatctatATTGCTGGACAACGTCTCAACAGgaaatttatttcacaaatataattaaaatggtCTATAACTAAGGATCCGTCGTATAGTCATACAATCGACATCATCAATTTTTAGGCTGTTAGCCTTAATATTGATCTCTTCCTCCTGCATTATTTGAACATGAAGCAAATAGCGTAGTGATGCCTTATTTTCTGCAACTTTTTTCTTGAGTCTCGAAATATTTTCCTTCAAAACTCTCATTTCACTGTTCAATGCATTCTGAACAGCATCGCATGTCAACTCCAACCCTGGTCTCTGTGAACGATTGCTCAACCTCACCAAGCACAAGTGCAATGATTCTTCCCGATCAGCTAGCTCTGTTTCCAATTGAACTAGATTTCGATTTACATCGCTTATATGATTCACAACATCACTATGTTTTTGTTCCAGCATTTTCTTCACATGACGCATTTCATTGATTCTCATGTCAAAAGCTTCGTTGGTTCTATCTGTTTGATTTTGCATATCTTCAACGACTTGTTTCAAAAGAATATCAACATAAGCTCGTAATTGAGTGGCTGAGTTTAGTTCTTTAGCATTATCTTGAACATTTTGATAAGTCTTGTGCTCCCATTCGGCGAGAGAGTAAACGCTTGACAGAAGAAAAACGTGTCATTACAATATGATATTAAGTATCAAAGCTATGAGCAATTAGTTCTTACCAATTTGGTATTGCCAAATCCCTTTGATTTCTAACCTTTTGCTGAGTTTGTTTCAAAGTTAAATTTGCCTCATCGATAAGCAGTGATTTGTCCTTATGGCCAAGGTCCTCGTCCAATAAATACATTGTAGCACGAAGTTTGCGTAATTGTTCGTTGGATTCCTTAAGAGTCTTTTCCAACAAGGCCAGGCATCCCTTGGTCACCTTAAGCTCTTGTCTTAATTGACGATCGACTTCATCATCCACTAGGTCCACTCCGATACGTCCTTCCCGGAATATGAAACATTTATTACAAACTTCTAAtgatttatgtttcaaaaagtcTAAGGCATTCAAGATCCTCTGGCTATATACACTTAAGGCTTCGTCCTCCTGTAATGCAGTTTTTTTCTGCTTATTTAATTCACCGACCAAAAATCGAATTTCACTTGTTCTCTCCTTCATGTGATGTTCCACTTCACGTTGCCAATTTTCGGTGGTATCCTTCGTTTCATCCACAACTCGTTTTGATTCtctaaattcaaaaaactagttaggttttttgaaaggatataaTGTTTCAATAcacgttttcaaaaacttacgcGACAATCCTTTCGGCAAGCTTTTGATGGTCATCGATGGTACGAAATTTAATCTTATTATTAAAATCCCAATCTTCATCCGTGAACTTAGGAGGCATCCTTGAAGCAAAGCCAACATTTTGGCCAACAATATTTATTGCTCCAACTCTGTGCGATTTAGATTGGTGGAACATTTCTTAGGAGCTTCTTGATTCCGAATAAATGACAAGATTTCGCGTTGAGTCgatgtcaaatatttttctattttatttatcgaTTGTTTGAAATCGTTGCCTAGTGTTCCTtcctgtttttatttcttgcggTTACTAGGACGTTTCAGTTCGGTAACAGGAAACTTACATTTCTTACACGACATTACATTTCTATTTAAAGGGGTTTACTATTTTCTAATTCATAAAATATGCGCCCTAATAAAGAAGCACAAAGATAAGAAGTGTTTTTGTCAttgatttttgcaaatttaatatGCAAAAATAATGCCAGGCAAGTAACTGAACTCATTGTAACCCAATTTAACACGCAAACccaattatatattataatggATTAGCAAAAGAACTTCCATAATAAATTAGGGATCCGCTGATGTTGGTTCAATATATTTGGAAAAACGTAATCCAAAATTTGATAGGaatgcgccacctgatccgcggtcttcctctacagcgctttcctgtgggtgtggattcgaagactttccgggccggagcattggtttccatgcgctctacgtgacccagctatcttagtcattggacttttacccttctggctaagtctacgtcgctgtacagcccgtacagctcgtcgttccatcttctcctccactccccttcgatgcataagggaccgtagatcacacgaagaacttttctctcgaaacgatccaaggtgctttcatccgcttttgtcatagtccatgcaccgtaaagcaggacggggatgatgagggtcttatatagcgatcCTTTGGTCCCTGGAGAGAGgattttaccactcaattgctttcttagcccaaagaaacagtggttagcaaaagttattctgcgtttgatctcagcgctggtgttgttttctgcgtttacagcgaagcctaggtagacgaagtccatgactacctcaaagtagtCAAGAAAACTCATCTAAACTCACCTATCTCATGTGGATTGAAAGTAGTAGAAGGCCAtcgaactttatttttatctaaacttGCCCCTTCAACAAACGCCCtcgatattaaaaactttatttcgaaCAAGACTGATACGTCGCTATTAAAAGTTGAGAAAATGATTCATCGAAACCACTCGAAATATGCATCTTTTAAGATCAGAGTTCCAGACTCAATCTTCCACCTTCTAAACTCAACATCGCTTTGGCCGAAAGGGATCATAATACACGAATtcgagaataaacaaaataataatataaactcGTCATCCTTTAACCCTTTTCAAGAGACTCGGACAATGCATTATTATCAAAGAGGCAGATTAaacaagttttgatttattaccaaaacgtCAATGGCCTAAGGACAAAGATCAATACgatctataaaaatattaacaatctaCAACATGACATAATTACTTTTACAGAAACATGGCTAAATAATTCCTTCATAGATACCGAACTCTTTGACTTAACTTACCAAGTTTTTAGACGAGATAGGCACCAATCGAGCGACTCGGAGACAGTCGGTGGTGGAATACTATTCGCggtaaaaaactaccttatatgcactttggttgatTCTTTTGATCTTTCTGACGTCGAAATgctatgtattaaaatcaaattggaaacagGTTATCTCTTTATCATCTCAGTATACATACCTCCAAGATCTACCAGTTTTGTCTATGAAAATTGCATGCATTTAACTGAGAAGATCCACGACCAAATGGAACCTAATGATGAACTGCTCATCATAGGTGATTTCAATCTTCCGAACCTCAACTGGACAAAATCGTcagatttcaactattttacacCTATCAGTCTAACGAGCACCAAtgaattcacaattattgatggtttagcttcttgtg
This window contains:
- the LOC129946526 gene encoding tektin-1 is translated as MFHQSKSHRVGAINIVGQNVGFASRMPPKFTDEDWDFNNKIKFRTIDDHQKLAERIVAESKRVVDETKDTTENWQREVEHHMKERTSEIRFLVGELNKQKKTALQEDEALSVYSQRILNALDFLKHKSLEVCNKCFIFREGRIGVDLVDDEVDRQLRQELKVTKGCLALLEKTLKESNEQLRKLRATMYLLDEDLGHKDKSLLIDEANLTLKQTQQKVRNQRDLAIPNCVYSLAEWEHKTYQNVQDNAKELNSATQLRAYVDILLKQVVEDMQNQTDRTNEAFDMRINEMRHVKKMLEQKHSDVVNHISDVNRNLVQLETELADREESLHLCLVRLSNRSQRPGLELTCDAVQNALNSEMRVLKENISRLKKKVAENKASLRYLLHVQIMQEEEINIKANSLKIDDVDCMTIRRILSYRPF